CGAACCCACAGTGGACAACGTATCGTGTCTGCCGTATTTCCTCAACAACCTCGCCATCATTTACCTTCCCGAGTCGTCCGATTTGGAGAAAGAAGAGCTACTGAACAAGTCTATCGGTGATTTCTACCGGGCGGGTGACGTCGAACCCCCGAAACAGTCGCTTGCCCAGGATACCACCGTCCGTGCAGGTGCTGGGTCAGTAAAGTCGGTCGATAGACGCGACCCAGTTCTCCACGAGGGTCGAGTGAACGGCTGGCTGGCCGACGGCGTTCCGATAGACGTGTTCAAAGTCGTTCCGGAGACCTACGAGAACAAATTCAAGTACTTCGACCACAGCGACGGAGACATCGACGTGACGGTCATTCTCAACGACGAGGAGATGATCAACGAACACGAAGACGTCGCCAACATCTACCGCGAGCGAGCAGAGGAACTCCCCATCGACGTGACAGTGAAAGAGTATCTCACGAAACAAGAACTCGCCGAGGTGTTGGAGTCTCACCACGACTTCGTCCACTACATCGGTCACTGCGAAGAGAGCGGCCTCAGATGTTCGAACGGGAACTTGTCTGTCTCGGACATAGAGGAGTGTAACGTTCAGACATTCTTCTTGAACGCTTGCGGGTCGTACTACGAGGGCCACGACCTAGTGGAGAAAGGGAGCGTCGCTGGCGCGGTGACGTTCACCAAAGTTCTGAACAAGCAAGCCGCCAAAGTCGGTGTGACGTTCGCGAGATTGCTGATAAATGGATTTAACATCGACCTCGCGTTACGCTATGCTCGCCGTCGGATTATGATGGGGAAAGACTATGCGGTAGTGGGTGATGGGTCGCACGTTTTGACGCAGACTGGCCATAATAACGCTTCCATACTCTATCTGGAAGAACAAGATGGAGAATACGAAATTCAGTCGGATTATCTCCCCTTACACAATAATGGGATAATATACTACACTTACTTTAAGGATGAAAATAAGGCTCACTTGCAAGGAAATAAAGTCGCAGTCTCTGCCGTGAAGTCTGAGGCTATTTCGGCAATCCGAACTATGAATGCACCCGTAATCTACGACGGCGAAATTTATTGGTCTAACGAATTAATTAAAAAATTACGTTAGGGTCCTTCTGCTCCAATCGTATTGGTCCCCACTTCTGTCAGAAGAACACCAAACAGCATCAGACCGTAAGCTCCATCCATCGCACGCGGACTCTCAACAATTCGCTGCCGGATTTTCTCGCGCATGGTTACTCTTTGGTATTCTCTCTCATCACTTCATTCTTTCGCACTTTTCATCCGTGAGTTATAGCGGGAATAACAGCTGGAAACCCGCCATTAAAAATGGCGTACTCTCAGTAAAATCGACAGCGAGGGGTGGATAGGCTCTTCGGACATCTGGTTTGACGTTCGAAATCTCAGTACGGAGTGCTGGCCACAGTAAGGAAATCCATCCCGGGATTCTGGTTAGAATTATGCAATCCTCGCCTTCATCTGCTCGTATAATCTGTGATTTCCGGTTACTACTAACGTTAAAATTAAGTAGGGGTAGGACGTTTGTCGGAATATGGACACGGAATCGAACCTGCTCGACCAAGACATCGCGGACATCCTTCGAACCGTCGTCGACGACGCGCCCGACGCAATGCTCGTCGTCAACCCGTCGAAGGACACCATCGAAGAACTGATCAACGTCGCTACGGACTACGAGGGTGACCTCCCGACCGTGCGCATGCTCGCACAGGAAGGTACTCTCAAGGACGTGATGGAGGACTTCATCGTCGCCAGTAACGCGGCGGACCTCATCGACGCGGGCGAACTCTCGCTCCGTACGACCGACGAAGTGCCGAGTAACTCCCTGCTCGTCACGGACGAGGTCGTCATCGCGCTCGTCACCGCCGACGACCACGTCGGGGGCCTGACCACCGACGACGAGACGTTCGTCGGCGACGCGTACGACTCCTACGAGGCACAGTGGGAAGACGCGAGCCAGTTCTCGCTGCGCACGCCGCCGCTCTCGCGCGTTCGAGAGACGCTCGGCGACGAAATCAGCCCCGACGCACAGGAAGACTTCGACGAGGTGCTGTCCTCGATGGAGACCGCCCGTGGAGACGGCGACGGTCTGGACGAAGTCACCATCAGCCTGCTCGTCGCGGCGAAGAACGAAGCGCTGCTGTACGACATCAGCAAGTGGGGCGAGGATGTCGGTATCGCCAGCAAGGCGACGTTCTCCCGCACGAAGACGAAGCTCGAAGACATGGGCCTCATCGGCACCGAGAAGGTCCCCATCGACGTCGGCCGTCCGCGCCTGCGCCTGAAGTTGGCTAACGACGACCTTCGCAGTGCGGACACGGACCAGATCGCTGGGGTCGCCCAGAGCATGCTGAACTAACGAGCAGACACCTTTTTCGAGACGCAATCTTCGACAGCGGTAGCACTGCGTTTTTGCCAGTCGCTTTCTTCGGTCGATGTATGTCTCCTACTGTCGCGCTCGTCGGGTCCGGACCCGCGGCCGAAGCGACGATGGCCGCGCTCGGTGACGCGAACGCCGACGTCGTCCAGACGGACGTAGAGCGAATCGCGGCCGCAGACCTCGCGGTCGTCGCCGACGCAGTCGGCGCGACCGCGTTCGAGCGAGCGACCGAAGTCGCCCGCGAGAGCGGAACGCCGTGGCTCGCGGTCGAACTGGGTGGTGTCGGTGGCTACGCAGTCCCCGAGGTGGACGCAGCGGTCTCGGGATTCGCGCCGCCGACCGCCTGTTTCGACTGTCTTCGAACGCGCGTCGCGGCCAATGCCGAGGAAGGGACCGACTCACCCGATATCGACCAAGCCAACGCCCGTTTCGCGGGTGCGCTCGCCGGGCGGGAGGCCGCGACACTCGTCTCCGGCGGCGAGTCGTCGGTCCTCGGTGGTGTCCTCGAACTTCCGCACGCAGAGCGAAACGTCTTGCCGGTTCCGGGGTGTAGTTGCGCGACCGGTACGCATCGCGACCCCACGCTCGACCGCGGGTACACCGACGTAGCTATCGACGACGCGTTGGCGCGCGCCGAGGAGACCGTAGACGACCGCGTCGGCGTCGTCTCGTCTATCGGCGAGGTCGAGTCGTTCCCTGCACCGTACTACCTCGCACAAGTCGCCGACACGACCGGATTTAG
The sequence above is a segment of the Halorussus halophilus genome. Coding sequences within it:
- a CDS encoding CHAT domain-containing protein, whose amino-acid sequence is MIEWEETESGLRVYDRTKTEVCIDAEDWVGSDADYEIERPVDGTVSGYVSELRLPSALVTASSLTSDDEYKHGGDAETLQLSADDYLLNIEANIKTYLRFSGPATISKSEDFSELHIGLPDETLVTFGFRSFNEEPVETITVPPTPEGVATAITYSSATHKTDGPMRSYPTLRSHPPRIEVGKDTEIPDAVRDERFETGIEVVVPDELRYTFVAAPLAYYLQAEMTVADCNAPVLKIPETGVEHEFESLPQFQHEVVDMLRRVFFLDCLVRNEGYYSWDLAEMELLDTVGIDAERAYDATPAERLTTYLDAPYERIDDELPEWHLAMHVEPTVDNVSCLPYFLNNLAIIYLPESSDLEKEELLNKSIGDFYRAGDVEPPKQSLAQDTTVRAGAGSVKSVDRRDPVLHEGRVNGWLADGVPIDVFKVVPETYENKFKYFDHSDGDIDVTVILNDEEMINEHEDVANIYRERAEELPIDVTVKEYLTKQELAEVLESHHDFVHYIGHCEESGLRCSNGNLSVSDIEECNVQTFFLNACGSYYEGHDLVEKGSVAGAVTFTKVLNKQAAKVGVTFARLLINGFNIDLALRYARRRIMMGKDYAVVGDGSHVLTQTGHNNASILYLEEQDGEYEIQSDYLPLHNNGIIYYTYFKDENKAHLQGNKVAVSAVKSEAISAIRTMNAPVIYDGEIYWSNELIKKLR
- the tbsP gene encoding transcriptional regulator TbsP, with the translated sequence MDTESNLLDQDIADILRTVVDDAPDAMLVVNPSKDTIEELINVATDYEGDLPTVRMLAQEGTLKDVMEDFIVASNAADLIDAGELSLRTTDEVPSNSLLVTDEVVIALVTADDHVGGLTTDDETFVGDAYDSYEAQWEDASQFSLRTPPLSRVRETLGDEISPDAQEDFDEVLSSMETARGDGDGLDEVTISLLVAAKNEALLYDISKWGEDVGIASKATFSRTKTKLEDMGLIGTEKVPIDVGRPRLRLKLANDDLRSADTDQIAGVAQSMLN